In a genomic window of Allomeiothermus silvanus DSM 9946:
- a CDS encoding RNA-guided endonuclease InsQ/TnpB family protein: protein MYVVGFSRNSSNMTPVKHLRRYLVTKAKGYERRKAALLAVFSLTYTREVHMPVRPVRYKLYPTQAQLETLERWNRLHCELYGACIEQRRRAWAKGKSLEYCDRQNELPALKAEMPEYIPLGSHALQEPVRRVDRAFQAFYRRVKRGGKPGFPRYKSRKSFVGFCYPDNAGWKFEGGANGKHGCCTCPT from the coding sequence ATGTACGTGGTCGGCTTCTCCCGCAACTCCTCCAACATGACCCCGGTCAAACACTTGCGCCGGTATTTGGTGACCAAAGCCAAAGGATACGAGAGGCGAAAAGCGGCGTTGTTGGCAGTCTTTAGCTTGACCTACACTAGGGAGGTGCATATGCCCGTACGCCCGGTGCGCTACAAGCTCTACCCAACCCAGGCTCAGCTTGAGACCTTGGAGCGGTGGAACCGCCTGCACTGCGAGTTGTACGGCGCCTGCATCGAACAGCGCCGTCGAGCCTGGGCCAAGGGCAAGAGCCTTGAGTACTGCGACCGACAGAACGAACTCCCCGCGCTCAAAGCGGAGATGCCCGAGTACATCCCCTTGGGCAGTCACGCCCTGCAAGAGCCCGTTCGGCGGGTAGACCGGGCCTTCCAAGCTTTCTACCGCCGGGTCAAGCGGGGCGGTAAGCCCGGCTTCCCCCGCTACAAAAGCCGCAAGAGCTTTGTGGGCTTCTGCTACCCCGACAATGCCGGGTGGAAGTTCGAGGGGGGGGCGAACGGCAAGCACGGGTGCTGCACCTGTCCAACCTAA
- a CDS encoding Ig-like domain-containing protein encodes MRPFGLAALALGWLLSGLSLAQPLPSPLHLLTFTTPDGASQDVHTLATVLPQALYAVLQQQGVPQVAVVAPTGEPLLEAAALRLAEGAQEVIGGSLTPLSGSLVVAAYRYQRGGSAVQVVRAAVFTADSPYDPEALAKRILAQLFPRRLGHLLPPTAAQIVLQPSTLNLPVGSARPLRTLVLAGTGEAIPTAQVVFQSTNPAVVEVDAEGRVSALAPGQANVAPPYLGLRAGFGAIGAALGSGAEFGLRLTPQSAFTPLTCPRPAPAAISSRSWGVSWES; translated from the coding sequence ATGCGCCCTTTTGGCCTCGCTGCCCTCGCGCTGGGGTGGCTGCTAAGCGGCCTGAGCTTAGCCCAACCCCTCCCCTCTCCGCTCCACCTGCTGACCTTCACCACCCCGGATGGAGCCTCACAGGATGTCCACACCCTAGCTACGGTACTGCCGCAGGCGCTTTACGCGGTGCTGCAACAGCAGGGAGTACCCCAAGTGGCCGTGGTGGCGCCAACGGGAGAACCGCTGCTGGAAGCCGCCGCCCTCCGTCTGGCCGAAGGGGCTCAGGAGGTGATCGGCGGCAGCCTCACCCCTCTTTCGGGCAGCCTGGTAGTGGCCGCCTACCGTTACCAAAGAGGGGGAAGCGCTGTCCAGGTGGTGCGGGCTGCGGTTTTCACCGCTGACAGCCCCTACGACCCCGAAGCCCTGGCGAAACGGATTCTGGCCCAGCTCTTTCCCCGCCGTCTGGGCCACCTCCTACCCCCTACGGCCGCCCAGATCGTGCTCCAACCCAGCACCCTAAACCTCCCGGTGGGATCCGCCCGCCCCCTGAGGACCCTGGTGTTGGCAGGCACAGGAGAAGCCATCCCCACCGCCCAGGTGGTGTTCCAATCCACCAACCCTGCGGTGGTGGAGGTAGACGCCGAGGGCCGGGTGAGCGCGCTGGCGCCCGGGCAGGCCAACGTGGCCCCTCCGTACCTGGGCCTACGGGCAGGGTTTGGGGCGATCGGAGCGGCCCTGGGTAGCGGAGCGGAGTTCGGCCTGCGTCTGACGCCGCAGAGTGCCTTCACCCCCCTGACCTGCCCCAGACCGGCCCCAGCAGCGATTTCCTCTCGATCCTGGGGAGTTTCGTGGGAAAGCTGA
- a CDS encoding COG4280 domain-containing protein, translating into MEMGQWFVVAGSFLASGVEMVEALTIVLATGVTRGWRSSLVGVGAALLVLAAGVAALGPALGRVPIDTLRLVVGGLLLVFGIQWWRKALLRYSGLKALHDEEATFAQEREAALRHRRETRAGLDWYAFTLCFKGVLLEGLEVAFIVVTFGATSRALGPASLGALAALILVLLAGLALHRPLSQVPENTLKFAVGIMLSAFGTFWAAEGAGAHWPGADAAILGLIALYLALSYALVRALRNTREAAIP; encoded by the coding sequence ATGGAGATGGGTCAATGGTTCGTAGTAGCTGGTAGCTTTTTGGCCTCCGGGGTGGAGATGGTAGAGGCCCTGACCATCGTGCTGGCAACAGGAGTGACGCGGGGCTGGCGCTCTTCGCTGGTGGGGGTAGGAGCGGCCCTGCTCGTGCTGGCGGCGGGGGTTGCGGCGCTCGGCCCGGCCTTGGGCCGCGTACCGATAGACACCCTGCGGCTGGTGGTAGGCGGGCTGTTGCTGGTCTTCGGAATCCAGTGGTGGCGCAAGGCCCTGCTGCGCTACAGCGGCCTCAAGGCCCTGCACGACGAGGAAGCGACCTTTGCCCAGGAGCGCGAGGCCGCACTGCGGCACAGGCGTGAGACTCGGGCCGGGCTGGACTGGTATGCCTTTACCCTCTGCTTTAAGGGCGTGCTGCTGGAGGGCTTGGAGGTGGCCTTTATCGTGGTGACGTTTGGGGCGACCAGTAGGGCCCTGGGCCCCGCCTCCTTGGGCGCTCTGGCCGCGCTGATACTGGTACTCCTCGCCGGGCTGGCCCTGCACCGCCCGCTAAGCCAAGTTCCCGAGAACACCCTCAAGTTCGCAGTGGGGATCATGCTCTCGGCCTTCGGCACCTTCTGGGCGGCAGAGGGGGCCGGGGCGCACTGGCCCGGCGCAGACGCGGCAATCCTGGGGCTGATAGCGCTATATCTGGCGCTATCCTACGCCCTGGTGAGGGCGCTCAGGAACACTCGGGAGGCGGCGATCCCATGA
- a CDS encoding DUF1634 domain-containing protein — MTDRKMEILLGNLLRLGVLVAGAVVLGGGLLELISHGSQGVDYSVFRGEPASLRSLTSVLQGAVATKPKHLIQIGLLLLVLTPVLRVALSVLLFAQQRDGTFVGITLWVLGVLLYSLAL; from the coding sequence ATGACCGATCGCAAAATGGAAATACTCCTTGGCAATCTGCTGCGGCTGGGGGTCCTGGTGGCTGGGGCGGTGGTCTTGGGGGGAGGTCTGCTGGAGCTCATTAGCCATGGCAGCCAGGGGGTGGACTACTCGGTCTTCAGGGGGGAGCCCGCCTCTTTGCGCTCGCTGACGAGCGTCCTACAGGGAGCTGTTGCGACTAAGCCCAAACACCTGATCCAGATAGGCCTCCTGCTCTTAGTGCTCACACCGGTGCTGCGGGTAGCCCTCTCCGTGTTGCTCTTCGCTCAGCAGCGCGACGGGACTTTTGTCGGGATTACCTTGTGGGTACTGGGGGTATTGCTCTACAGTCTGGCCCTGTAG
- a CDS encoding sulfite exporter TauE/SafE family protein, whose translation MSELEFSLLIFLGSLLAGGVGALTGLGGGVILVPLLVLGFKVDLHYALGASLISVIATSSGAASAYVREGYSNLRIGMFLEVATTLGALLGAHLVGILPKSWVATVFGVALLYSAFQSFQDRYKDGQPSTVPSDPLAVRLRMESTYPTPQGLQPYTVHRVLGGFSLMGVAGMLSGLLGIGSGAVKVLAMERVMGLPYKVSTTTSNFMIGVTAAASAGVYLSRGYIDPLLAMPVMLGVFLGSLLGARILSKAAPGRLRLLFVGVIALLGVQMIYQGLRGGL comes from the coding sequence ATGAGTGAACTCGAGTTCTCCCTGCTCATTTTCCTGGGTAGCCTGCTGGCTGGAGGGGTGGGGGCCCTCACCGGGCTGGGAGGTGGGGTAATTCTGGTACCCCTGCTGGTGCTGGGCTTCAAAGTAGACCTGCACTACGCCCTGGGGGCCTCGCTGATCTCGGTGATCGCGACCTCTAGCGGGGCCGCGTCAGCGTATGTGCGGGAGGGATATTCCAACCTTCGCATCGGGATGTTTCTGGAGGTCGCCACCACCCTGGGGGCTTTGTTGGGGGCGCATCTGGTGGGGATCCTCCCCAAAAGCTGGGTTGCCACGGTATTTGGTGTGGCCCTATTGTACTCGGCCTTTCAGAGCTTCCAGGACCGCTACAAAGACGGGCAGCCCAGCACCGTGCCCTCGGATCCTCTGGCGGTGCGGTTGCGTATGGAAAGCACCTACCCTACCCCCCAAGGCCTCCAACCCTACACAGTACACCGCGTGCTGGGCGGATTCAGCTTGATGGGGGTGGCGGGGATGCTCTCAGGACTTTTGGGCATCGGTTCGGGAGCAGTGAAGGTACTGGCTATGGAGCGGGTGATGGGCCTGCCCTACAAGGTCTCCACTACCACCTCCAACTTCATGATTGGGGTAACTGCTGCCGCTAGCGCGGGGGTCTATCTGAGCCGGGGGTATATCGATCCCCTGCTGGCCATGCCAGTCATGCTGGGCGTGTTCCTGGGCTCGCTGCTGGGAGCCCGTATCCTGAGCAAAGCCGCTCCGGGGCGGCTGCGGCTTTTGTTTGTGGGGGTGATTGCCCTGCTGGGGGTGCAGATGATCTATCAGGGTCTGCGAGGGGGGCTATGA
- the zwf gene encoding glucose-6-phosphate dehydrogenase, with the protein MHAPQSFSTTLVILGATGDLTQRLLMPALYRLHARGHLEGVFLQGYAVEDWEREKFLAHLEQALRRFVPEFDPAVWGGLQERIAYRAGDLSSGRLAALRDDLAANVLFYLALPPDLFGVAAEGLGRAKLQDDTQGFRRLIVEKPFGYDLASAEALRQQMHRFWREDQIFRIDHFLGKETTQNLLVFRFANRFLEPIWNTQHIAQVQITYAETLGLEGRWRYYDQAGALRDMLQNHLMQLFTLTALEPPSVWDAEVLREHKVEVLRSVRPIPAEQVEDFAVRGQYTAGSLEGQELPGYRQEAHIPPTSTTETFAALKLYVDNWRWRGVPFYLRSGKRLCADYAEVAVQFHEVPAQFFGPKAPGSNWLILRMQPRESLELQAWAKRPGLALEARPVTLEAPYEQPGDAPYSAYEQLLLDALHGDQAHFLRFDEVEWAWRILEPVQAAWKSGQPEPYPAGSEGPLGMARLMSDGHAWRPLGGE; encoded by the coding sequence ATGCACGCTCCGCAATCGTTCTCCACCACCCTGGTCATCCTGGGTGCCACCGGCGACTTGACCCAGCGGCTGCTGATGCCTGCGCTGTACCGGCTGCACGCGCGGGGGCATTTGGAGGGGGTCTTTCTTCAGGGATATGCAGTGGAGGACTGGGAGCGGGAGAAGTTTTTGGCGCACCTCGAGCAGGCCCTGCGCCGCTTCGTGCCGGAGTTTGATCCCGCGGTCTGGGGCGGGCTGCAGGAGCGGATCGCTTATCGTGCGGGTGACCTGAGCTCTGGGAGACTTGCTGCCCTACGAGACGACCTCGCCGCCAATGTCCTTTTCTACCTGGCCCTGCCCCCTGACCTTTTCGGTGTGGCTGCGGAGGGACTGGGGCGGGCTAAGTTGCAAGACGACACCCAGGGGTTCCGCCGCCTGATCGTGGAGAAGCCTTTCGGCTACGATCTGGCCTCGGCAGAAGCGTTGCGTCAGCAGATGCACCGCTTCTGGCGGGAAGACCAGATCTTTCGTATTGACCACTTCCTGGGCAAGGAGACCACTCAGAACCTCCTGGTGTTCCGCTTTGCCAACCGCTTTTTGGAGCCTATCTGGAACACCCAGCACATCGCGCAGGTGCAGATCACCTACGCCGAAACCCTGGGCCTGGAGGGTCGCTGGCGCTACTACGATCAGGCCGGGGCCTTGCGCGACATGCTGCAAAACCACCTGATGCAGCTGTTTACGCTCACCGCCCTCGAGCCCCCCTCGGTATGGGACGCCGAGGTTCTGCGCGAGCACAAGGTCGAGGTGCTCCGCTCGGTGCGGCCTATCCCAGCGGAGCAGGTGGAGGATTTTGCCGTGCGGGGGCAGTACACCGCCGGAAGCCTGGAGGGGCAAGAGTTACCGGGGTATCGGCAGGAAGCGCACATCCCCCCCACCTCCACCACCGAGACCTTTGCCGCCCTCAAGCTCTACGTAGACAACTGGCGCTGGCGCGGGGTGCCCTTTTATCTGCGTAGCGGCAAGCGGCTTTGCGCGGACTACGCCGAGGTGGCAGTGCAGTTTCACGAGGTGCCGGCCCAGTTCTTCGGCCCCAAGGCGCCGGGGAGCAACTGGCTGATTTTGCGCATGCAACCCCGCGAATCCCTCGAGCTCCAGGCTTGGGCCAAGCGACCGGGGCTCGCGCTCGAGGCCCGACCGGTGACCCTCGAGGCCCCCTATGAACAGCCGGGCGACGCTCCCTATTCGGCGTACGAGCAACTTCTGCTGGACGCATTGCACGGCGACCAGGCCCACTTTCTGCGCTTCGACGAGGTGGAGTGGGCCTGGAGGATTCTGGAGCCGGTGCAAGCCGCTTGGAAGAGCGGTCAGCCGGAGCCCTACCCCGCTGGATCGGAGGGACCGCTGGGGATGGCCCGGCTGATGAGCGATGGCCACGCATGGCGGCCCTTGGGAGGGGAATGA
- a CDS encoding glycoside hydrolase family 15 protein produces MMEAFGVPGISPTWASSSKDLVGTALGTARVWFTLGHGILNEVFWPSTGRPQIRDLGFIVAREGAWYEVKRVHSYTLSTPAPEVPLPQVVHRGEEYTLELECLVDPNRDVVLVRYRLEGEGFRLYPLLAPHLGGSGHDNTAWVEGSALYAQKGMAALALLAKPGFTRASAGFVGFSDGWQDFQRNRAMTWSFSRATGGNVALMGELLAPAGVLALGFAETPEGAHTLAASSLTEDYGAVRDRYLEGWRAWARGLKIEGASPELTRMARTSTMVLRVHEDTTYPGAVVASLSTPWGSSHDDPGGYHLVWPRDAVEAGLALLAAGQVQDARRMLAYLLATQQPDGSWPQNFYPDGRAYWQGLQLDEVALPVLLAARLEEEGGLAERAQVQRMVQKALGFIAQNGPYSPQDRWEENAGANPFTLGVQVAALVAGAAFLEEPERSYALSLADAWNARIEEWTFVENTPLDHQHGLRGHYVRIRPPGTMGLRGRVLVQNRQGEQVAAEELVGLEFFYLVRLGLRSPHDPRVRDTLRLVEALLRVDTPSGPFYHRYNHDGYGEHADGRPFDGNGVGRAWPLLSGERGHYALLAGEDPLPYLWTMARAASLGGLIPEQVWDSPPIPERGLFPGRPSGSAMPLVWAHAEYLKLFLAWQQGRPSEWLQGVAQRYQSPRPPQILHWRSDTPHRVVRPGQTLQVEATRPFTLHFGFDGWQEVQELPATAVGLGCFGVQLEPALLQGHRSLEFTRRFEEGWERRDYRVEILQEG; encoded by the coding sequence ATGATGGAGGCTTTTGGCGTGCCGGGCATCTCTCCTACCTGGGCCTCCAGCAGCAAGGACCTGGTGGGCACGGCCCTGGGCACGGCCCGGGTCTGGTTTACCCTGGGGCATGGCATCCTCAACGAGGTCTTCTGGCCTTCCACCGGCAGGCCGCAGATCCGCGACCTAGGCTTCATCGTGGCCCGGGAGGGGGCCTGGTACGAGGTCAAGCGGGTGCACTCCTACACCCTCTCGACCCCGGCCCCCGAGGTGCCCCTGCCCCAGGTGGTGCATCGGGGCGAGGAGTACACGCTGGAGCTGGAGTGCCTGGTCGACCCTAACCGCGATGTGGTGCTGGTGCGCTACCGGCTGGAAGGGGAGGGCTTCCGGCTGTATCCGCTGCTGGCCCCCCACCTGGGCGGCAGCGGTCACGACAACACCGCCTGGGTGGAAGGGTCGGCTCTCTATGCCCAGAAAGGGATGGCCGCGCTGGCACTTCTCGCTAAGCCGGGGTTTACCCGGGCCAGCGCGGGTTTTGTGGGCTTTTCCGATGGTTGGCAGGATTTTCAACGGAACAGAGCCATGACTTGGAGCTTCAGCCGGGCCACGGGAGGCAACGTGGCCCTGATGGGGGAGCTGCTGGCCCCCGCGGGGGTGCTGGCCCTGGGGTTTGCCGAGACCCCGGAGGGGGCGCACACCCTGGCCGCCTCGAGCCTGACTGAAGACTACGGGGCGGTACGGGATCGCTACTTGGAAGGTTGGCGGGCCTGGGCTAGGGGGCTCAAGATCGAGGGGGCGAGCCCGGAACTCACCCGGATGGCCCGCACCTCGACCATGGTGCTCCGGGTGCATGAGGACACCACTTACCCCGGCGCGGTGGTGGCCAGCCTCTCCACTCCCTGGGGTTCCTCCCACGACGATCCTGGGGGCTACCACCTGGTCTGGCCGCGCGACGCGGTGGAGGCTGGGCTGGCCCTGCTGGCCGCGGGCCAGGTGCAAGACGCCCGGCGGATGTTGGCCTATCTGCTTGCCACCCAACAGCCCGACGGAAGCTGGCCGCAGAACTTCTACCCCGATGGGCGGGCCTACTGGCAGGGTCTCCAGCTCGACGAGGTTGCCCTGCCGGTGCTGCTGGCGGCGCGGCTGGAGGAAGAGGGAGGGCTAGCCGAGCGGGCCCAGGTGCAGCGGATGGTGCAAAAGGCTCTCGGTTTTATCGCGCAAAACGGTCCCTATAGCCCCCAGGACCGCTGGGAGGAGAACGCCGGAGCCAACCCCTTCACTCTGGGGGTACAGGTGGCCGCGCTGGTGGCGGGGGCAGCCTTTTTGGAGGAACCCGAGCGAAGTTATGCCCTCTCGTTGGCCGATGCCTGGAACGCCCGGATCGAGGAGTGGACGTTTGTGGAGAATACCCCCCTTGACCATCAGCACGGGCTGCGGGGTCATTACGTGCGCATCCGACCCCCGGGGACGATGGGCCTACGGGGCCGGGTGCTGGTGCAGAACCGCCAGGGTGAGCAGGTAGCGGCTGAGGAGCTGGTGGGGCTGGAGTTTTTCTACCTGGTACGGCTTGGGCTGCGCTCGCCGCATGATCCCCGCGTCCGCGATACCCTACGGCTGGTGGAGGCTCTACTGCGGGTGGATACCCCCAGCGGTCCTTTTTACCACCGCTACAACCACGACGGCTACGGCGAGCATGCCGACGGCCGCCCCTTTGACGGGAACGGGGTGGGCCGGGCCTGGCCCCTCCTGAGCGGGGAGCGGGGCCACTATGCCCTCCTGGCAGGGGAAGATCCCCTGCCCTACCTCTGGACCATGGCCCGTGCGGCCAGCCTGGGGGGCCTGATCCCGGAGCAGGTCTGGGACAGCCCGCCGATCCCCGAACGGGGTCTATTCCCCGGGCGGCCCAGCGGCAGCGCGATGCCCCTGGTCTGGGCCCATGCCGAGTACCTCAAGCTCTTCCTGGCATGGCAACAGGGCCGTCCCAGCGAGTGGCTCCAGGGGGTAGCTCAGCGCTATCAAAGCCCCCGCCCTCCCCAAATCCTGCACTGGCGCAGCGACACGCCCCACCGGGTCGTCCGCCCCGGCCAAACCCTCCAGGTCGAGGCCACGCGGCCCTTCACCTTGCACTTTGGTTTTGACGGCTGGCAAGAGGTACAGGAGCTGCCTGCTACCGCGGTGGGCCTGGGTTGTTTTGGGGTTCAGCTCGAGCCTGCGCTGCTGCAGGGCCACCGCTCGCTCGAGTTCACCCGGCGCTTCGAGGAGGGCTGGGAAAGGCGGGACTACAGGGTGGAGATTCTGCAAGAGGGGTGA
- a CDS encoding ubiquinol-cytochrome c reductase iron-sulfur subunit: MQEWKAQMEEADERAMPTRRAILQAAIGTSAVLAGLSVGYIGVGLLPKAIKTPENAPPQVGDILVYAIGAKMNQPIQVADLPEAGPFQLAFPMDPKTSVVRNKQLNNTLLVLKLLPGSYDPKLVAHVAEGVVCYSAICTHLGCTVSEWESKPQMMRCPCHGSVFNPRDDTVVSGPAPLPLAILPIRLEGSQIVVAGEFLGPVGAQV; the protein is encoded by the coding sequence ATGCAGGAGTGGAAAGCCCAGATGGAAGAAGCGGACGAGCGGGCCATGCCTACCCGCCGGGCGATCTTGCAGGCCGCCATCGGCACCTCAGCGGTGTTGGCGGGCCTATCGGTAGGGTACATCGGGGTGGGTTTGCTACCTAAGGCCATCAAGACCCCCGAGAACGCACCGCCTCAGGTAGGGGATATCCTGGTGTATGCGATCGGAGCTAAGATGAACCAGCCCATCCAGGTCGCGGATCTGCCCGAGGCAGGGCCCTTCCAGCTGGCCTTTCCTATGGACCCGAAGACCAGTGTCGTTCGTAACAAGCAGCTCAACAACACCCTGTTGGTGCTCAAATTGCTCCCCGGCAGCTATGACCCGAAGCTCGTAGCCCACGTGGCTGAGGGAGTGGTTTGCTACTCGGCCATCTGTACCCACCTGGGGTGTACCGTAAGCGAGTGGGAGTCCAAGCCCCAAATGATGCGCTGCCCTTGTCACGGTAGCGTCTTCAATCCGCGCGACGACACGGTGGTGAGCGGTCCCGCTCCGCTGCCCCTGGCCATACTGCCGATTCGCCTCGAGGGCTCCCAGATTGTGGTGGCGGGTGAGTTCCTGGGTCCAGTAGGCGCACAGGTCTAG
- a CDS encoding HAMP domain-containing sensor histidine kinase, with product MSLRWRLTLYYTGISAGLLLLGSLVLFLVLRATLRQTLDDSLREAVALAASQLDHDKPRASRTAELFLTRLPGATVLLVYSSQGVLIESYGVPPVRSAPVPGFRTVESTRIYGEILADGSVMQAMRSEVETSRSIGRAQRLLLLTLPLLLLLGLGAGYALADRALRPVDQVTRLAAQIAASGRHGQRVPESPGKDEMARLTRTFNAMLARLERSIEREKAFALAAAHELRTPLSLLQGRASLSLERPRTPEQYREALVEIARTAEDLAQVIEALLLLAHTQVPFEPEPVELDLLALEAQESLEGLAKERQVRLVLQLEPAPCQGHPLTLRTAIANLLANAIKYGPLGGRVWLRTRREGRLAVVEVADEGPGIPPEQLERLLQPFQRGAGTQGVRGAGLGLTLVMVIVEQHGGRLRLEPAPEGGLLARLELPETPTP from the coding sequence TTGAGCCTGCGCTGGCGGCTAACCCTCTACTACACGGGTATTTCTGCTGGGCTGCTGCTGCTGGGCAGCCTGGTCTTGTTTTTGGTGCTGCGTGCCACCCTGCGACAGACCCTCGACGACTCCTTGCGCGAGGCGGTGGCCCTGGCCGCGAGCCAACTGGACCACGACAAACCCCGCGCCTCGAGGACCGCGGAGCTGTTTCTCACCCGCCTGCCAGGGGCTACTGTACTGCTGGTATACAGCTCCCAAGGGGTCCTGATCGAGAGCTACGGGGTTCCCCCGGTGCGCTCTGCCCCCGTGCCCGGCTTCCGCACCGTGGAGAGCACCCGCATCTACGGCGAAATCCTAGCGGATGGCAGCGTGATGCAGGCCATGCGTTCGGAGGTTGAGACCAGCCGCAGCATCGGGCGCGCGCAGCGGCTATTGCTGCTCACCCTTCCGCTGCTGCTGCTGCTGGGCCTGGGAGCTGGCTACGCGCTGGCGGACCGCGCCCTGCGCCCGGTGGATCAGGTCACCCGCTTGGCGGCTCAGATCGCCGCCTCGGGACGTCATGGGCAGCGGGTTCCCGAGAGCCCCGGCAAAGACGAAATGGCCCGCCTGACCCGTACCTTCAACGCTATGCTGGCCCGCCTCGAGCGCAGCATCGAGCGGGAAAAGGCCTTCGCCTTGGCTGCCGCCCACGAGCTGCGTACCCCGTTGAGCCTCCTCCAGGGAAGGGCCAGCCTGAGCCTGGAGCGGCCCCGCACCCCTGAACAGTACCGAGAAGCCCTGGTAGAGATTGCCCGCACGGCTGAAGATCTGGCCCAGGTCATCGAGGCGCTATTGTTGCTGGCGCACACCCAGGTACCCTTCGAGCCGGAGCCGGTGGAGCTGGATCTGCTGGCGCTGGAGGCTCAGGAATCGTTGGAGGGGCTGGCCAAGGAGCGGCAGGTACGCTTGGTGCTACAGCTTGAGCCCGCTCCCTGCCAGGGCCACCCCCTCACCTTGCGTACGGCCATTGCCAACCTGCTCGCAAACGCCATCAAGTACGGACCATTGGGGGGGCGGGTCTGGTTGCGTACCCGGCGCGAGGGGAGGCTGGCGGTGGTGGAGGTAGCCGATGAGGGACCGGGTATTCCCCCTGAGCAGCTCGAGCGCCTATTGCAGCCCTTTCAGCGCGGGGCGGGCACCCAGGGGGTGCGGGGGGCCGGGTTGGGCCTGACCCTAGTCATGGTCATCGTTGAGCAGCACGGAGGGCGATTGCGCTTGGAGCCTGCCCCCGAAGGGGGGCTACTGGCCCGGCTGGAGCTGCCGGAAACCCCTACGCCTTGA
- a CDS encoding response regulator transcription factor → MRVLLVEDDPRLAALIAEGLRDDGLMVDHAPDAAIGQGMAELEAYDLLILDVMLPEGPQAGFDLARTLRNQRDKIPILFLTARGDMDSKLTGLDTGGDDYLTKPFDFRELRARIRALVRRAKGEAANLIPLPKGYVLDLSAHQVLKGGQPVPLTPREYALVECLGLNPGRAYSRNSLIERVWPGESEVDTKVVDVYVSSLRRKLGEDFVETVRGLGYRLGRMEENP, encoded by the coding sequence ATGCGGGTGCTCCTGGTAGAGGATGATCCCCGGCTAGCTGCGCTGATTGCAGAGGGATTGCGCGACGACGGGTTGATGGTGGATCACGCCCCTGACGCAGCTATAGGGCAGGGCATGGCCGAGCTGGAAGCGTATGATTTGCTGATCTTGGACGTGATGCTGCCGGAGGGCCCCCAGGCTGGCTTTGACCTAGCCCGCACGCTGCGCAACCAGCGGGATAAGATCCCCATCCTCTTCCTCACTGCTCGGGGGGATATGGACTCCAAGCTCACCGGGCTCGACACCGGCGGGGACGACTACCTGACCAAACCCTTCGACTTTCGCGAACTCCGGGCCCGCATTCGGGCTCTGGTGCGGCGGGCCAAGGGTGAGGCGGCCAACCTGATCCCCCTACCAAAAGGGTATGTGCTCGACCTGAGCGCGCACCAGGTGCTCAAAGGAGGCCAACCGGTGCCCCTCACCCCGCGCGAGTACGCTCTGGTGGAGTGCCTGGGGCTGAACCCTGGCCGGGCGTACAGCCGCAACAGCCTCATCGAGCGGGTCTGGCCGGGGGAGAGCGAGGTGGACACCAAGGTAGTGGACGTGTATGTCTCGAGCCTGCGGCGCAAGCTGGGGGAGGACTTCGTCGAGACGGTGCGTGGGCTGGGTTACCGGCTGGGGCGGATGGAGGAGAACCCTTGA